ttttaaatttcaacacacttttatttttgttttttttatttcaacaattcaaatatcaatttagtccctctataatttgtcaaattttattttagtccatcgataatgataaaaaaactgTACACACATACATCACGTATACAGAATAACTAgtatatattatttatctaaTAAGTACCTTCACCAGAGCACAATAGAAGAGATGAATGTCGTTAAGCTACGATGGGCCCTGTTTTATTTCCGAGTCTAGGCCCAAAACGTTGATTTGAAGGGCCCATACCATTATCTTTGTTTAAATATATTGTCGGGAACGTGACGAAAACGACGCCGTGTTTTCGATGCCTTGTAGACGGCGCCGTATTTGCGTAGACGCCAAAGAGATTCGATTCCTTTCTTTTATGGTTTTTTAAACGTAAAACACAAAGATACTGAGGTGGGACCCAGTGTTAACGCGGTTGCACGTTCTCTCCCAACCCCACCCGCCTTTTATGTTTCAGGCCCCCCTCCCCTCCCCCTTCTCACTTTTCCACAACCTGCATCTCACCTACCTCATCAAATGatgacattatatatatatatatatacataaatatatatgcctcctaatttgaaatatattttccaaattttacaagacaaaaacttgtctATGaataaatattactttttatgctaatggtattactttttattgtgaatatcggtagggttgactgtctcacagattaagattCGTGATATCGTTTCACAAGATACCTCCTCATTTTATCAATCAAAGTTATATATCTAAATGCAATATAAAAGTTCCATTTTTCCACGTCACGTCATTCGATTCAAACAGTTGAAACGAGTAAATAAATTGGCTAACTAGAATATTTGTActgtttaatttaaattaaatattgaaattaCGTGGATCATGGATAAGGGTCTTTTAGTTAGGCACGGAAATTGTGACACAGTCTTATGAGTCTATTTTGTGAGAAGGGTCTTTTATTAGGTCacctatgaaaaaatattagttttatgacaaaaaatattatattttataataaatatagaCATGTTGACATGTCTCACGATTAAATATTAATGAGACCGTCTTACTAAAAACCTACTATTAGTTATAATATGTTTATCCATAAATAAACCAAATAAAAGATGTTCAGAGATTTGTTAACTCATATTGTCCTTACCTATTGCATCAAATGATGCCGAAATATCATTTTCGTCGACGATTTACAGCTTATCATAGTCttaaatttgatataaaatattgtATTCGAAACGTAATTATAACAAACGCTTGACAATTGCTTAAACAAAACTTcttatatgtattttattacCAAATAAAAGAAAGCATGagacaaaataaattaattcaatcgaataaaatatatatttgtttaataaaataaaatttatgaatTCCAATGgatttttatcataatttattaaataaaatatatttgctCACTTGTTGTTAAAAGGTTGAAAAAATTGATAGTAAAAGTTCACTGCTGGATCAGCTGTTTCTTCAAGAGGGTATCTCCAACGTCTGCTCTCCTTTAAAATATCGCGCATTACGCGTACCTTAGCACAACATCCGCCATTCAGCTAGGCTACGCATCCGCAAAGGTTGACGACCCGACGACCCATTTCAATTTCCACCCTTATCCGTTCGTTGCATGTGCTGACATTCAAGAATTTTCGTAGCTTTACTCACAAAAATGGGCGTTGATTACTATAACATCCTGAAAGTTTCGAGAGACGCTGGTGAAGAGGACATCAAGAAATCTTACAAGAGATTGGCGATGAAATGGCATCCGGACAAGAATTCGGTGAACACCCAGGAAGCGGAGGCGAAATTCAAGCAGATATCTGAGGCTTACGATGTGTTGAGTGATCCACAAAAGAGGCAGATCTATGATTTGCACGGAGAAGAGGGGTTGAAATCTGGGTTGTATCCGCCGCCGAAAGATTACAGCGGGGGAGGAGGAGGAGGGAGGCGGTTTATGTTTAATCCGAGGGATGCGGAGGATATTTTCGAAGAGTTTTTTGGTGGGTTGGATGGTGGGACAGGGAAGAGTACTGGTgtcggcggcggcggcggcggcggcggcggcaatGCTGGTGGAGGAGGGAGGTTGGTGAAGGCTGAGGCGATGGAGAGCAAGTTGCCGTGTAGTTTGGAGGAGCTGTTCAAGGGTTCGAAGAGGAAGATGCAGATTTCAAGAATTGTTCTTGATGATAATGGGTTGGTACATTTGAGTTTCTTTCCTTGTTTGGTTAATTTTTCCCCTAATTTGATTGTAGAATTTGACATAATTGGTAAAATCCTTACCGATCACAGTGAATGAACCATTTGTACAAGAAAAACTCACCATAACTTCATGCTTTTAGCAGATTTTGTTTCTTTTCGTTAGTTCTATAACTTCATTTTTCTGTGGTTTTCACATGAGTACTTGCTAGAGCTTGATGGCTCGATTTGTGAAGCatgttttcgaaaataataagtATAGGAAAGCACAGTTGCTTGGACATGCATACAATAAAGCAAGTAACCAAAggctataatatttttggggTTGTATTCTAGTTATAGGTAAAGTGGAAGCTCTTCTACCTAGTCAAGTTCTTTTAGGGCCTTGATGAAAAGTGGTCTAATTTGAATAAAATACATGCAGCAAACCTAAGAAATGTTAAGATTTGAGTGCTTGATTAGATCAAAATTGTTCTTGCCATTGAATTCCTTTGGTTATTATTAATGTGGATACATAATTGCAGAAAGCCTAGCACCATTGAAGAAGTCTTGACCATTCATATTAAACCTGGTTGGAAGAAGGGTACAAAGATCACTTTTCCCGAGAAAGGGAACCATGAACCTGGCCGTGCCCCTGGAGACCTCATCTTTGTAATAGACGAAAAGCCGCACCCGGTCTTTAAAAGGGATGGAAATGATCTGCTTGTCAATAAAAAAATCTCCCTACTTGACGCTTTAACAGGAAAGACCATCAACTTGACAACTTTGGATGGAAGAGATTTG
This window of the Primulina tabacum isolate GXHZ01 chromosome 12, ASM2559414v2, whole genome shotgun sequence genome carries:
- the LOC142521107 gene encoding uncharacterized protein LOC142521107 → MGVDYYNILKVSRDAGEEDIKKSYKRLAMKWHPDKNSVNTQEAEAKFKQISEAYDVLSDPQKRQIYDLHGEEGLKSGLYPPPKDYSGGGGGGRRFMFNPRDAEDIFEEFFGGLDGGTGKSTGVGGGGGGGGGNAGGGGRLVKAEAMESKLPCSLEELFKGSKRKMQISRIVLDDNGKPSTIEEVLTIHIKPGWKKGTKITFPEKGNHEPGRAPGDLIFVIDEKPHPVFKRDGNDLLVNKKISLLDALTGKTINLTTLDGRDLAVPVSDIIKPGKEIVIQNEGMPISKEPGKNGNLRIKFDVKFPSRLSSEQKSDLRRVLGRTAE